The window CGGCTCCTCCGCGGGCAGGGTCTCGAACAGCGCTTTCAGCTCCCCCAGCGCGTTGAGCGTGGCCGGGAAGCCGGTGAACGAGCTGACCTGGATGACCGCCTCGACGAGCTGGCGGCGGGTGCAGCCCACGTTCAGCGCCGCCTTCGCGTGGAACCGCAGCTGCGAGCCCGCGTAGCCCAGGGCGGTCAGCGCCGCGACCGTCACCAGCTGCCGCTCCGGCAGCGCCAGGCCGGGCCGGTGGTAGACGTCGCCGTAGATGAACCCGACGCACTCCTCGCCGAACTCGGCCTCGCCGATGCTCGCGAACAGGTCCAGCACCGCGGGCCGGTCCGCACCGCCGAGCCGCTGGATGAGGTCCAGGCCCTGCGCGAACGACGAGGATCGGTCCTGCACTTCGGACATCGTGGTGTGTCCCTTCCGGATCGGTTTCGCTCAGCCGAGGTAGGCCCGGGTGGCCTGGTCGGCCTTGCGTCGCTCCAGGGCGTCGATCCGCCCCTGCGCGATCATGGAGTAGTCGATGGCGGCGGTCGCGACGGTGCGCCCGCCCTGGTGCACCGCCGTCGCGGCGCGGAACTTGCAGTGGGTCTCCCGGCCGAGGTCGGCCTCCTCGATCCGCGACTCGACCGTGGCCGGCAGCGGGAACAGGAAGTCGCGGAACGACAGGTCGATCCGCTGCCACACCCCGGCGTAGGCGACCGGGCCCAGCCCGGCGCGGACCGCGGTTTCGAACTGGGCGATGCAGATCTGCCGCATCGCCTCGACGATCACGATGCCCTGCACGTGCTCGCCGGTGTGGTGGTCGAGGATCAGCTCGTTGTCACGGTGGATGCGCAGGTCCGCCCGGCACAGCCGGTCCTCCGGGCTGTGCACGGCCGACAGCAGGACGTTCGGCTGCCGGTCCTTGTGCACGATCGCCGCCGGGGCGTACGGCTTCCGGAACCCCGCCGGGTCGGCCAGGCACACCGGGGCGCCGCTCTTGTCCGTGGCGGTCTCGATCAGGTCGCAGTCGGTGCCGTCGACACCCTGGCCGGCGTGGACGACCCAGTGGCCGTCCCCCGTCTCGGAGCCGGCGGCCTCGATCAGGGCCAGCAGGCCCGACATCGTGAGGACCCGGTCGCCGCGGGCGTAGCGAGCGAACCGGTCCGCCACCACCACTACCGCCC of the Amycolatopsis sp. NBC_01488 genome contains:
- a CDS encoding AfsA-related hotdog domain-containing protein, which codes for MAPDGSARRDTGDPASRALDGHSRRAVVVVADRFARYARGDRVLTMSGLLALIEAAGSETGDGHWVVHAGQGVDGTDCDLIETATDKSGAPVCLADPAGFRKPYAPAAIVHKDRQPNVLLSAVHSPEDRLCRADLRIHRDNELILDHHTGEHVQGIVIVEAMRQICIAQFETAVRAGLGPVAYAGVWQRIDLSFRDFLFPLPATVESRIEEADLGRETHCKFRAATAVHQGGRTVATAAIDYSMIAQGRIDALERRKADQATRAYLG
- a CDS encoding carboxymuconolactone decarboxylase family protein; the encoded protein is MSEVQDRSSSFAQGLDLIQRLGGADRPAVLDLFASIGEAEFGEECVGFIYGDVYHRPGLALPERQLVTVAALTALGYAGSQLRFHAKAALNVGCTRRQLVEAVIQVSSFTGFPATLNALGELKALFETLPAEEPGPDEPADAAWAGIEDRYERGLAAMKAVDGEAGEKVAAALQDIAPDLATYIIEFTFGEIYSRPHLTLRLREIVTVAACVALGSALPQLKVHVHGLLNVGGSRQEVVEIILHLAFYCGFPAALNAIAAAREVFGQR